The genomic interval AAGACTCCGGAGCAGACGCGGATGAAGGCGACGTGGTCGCGGTGGGCCTTGTTCATGCCGGCCTGGACCTTGAAGACAAAGCCGGAGAAGGACGATTCAACCGGTCGCGGGCTGCCCTCAACGTCGGGCCGGGGTGCGGCGTGCGGCGCGAAGTCAACCAGGGCGTCCAGCAGTTCCTTCACGCCGAAGTTCAGGGCGGCGGAGCTGAACAGGATGGGGGTGGCGGTGCCCGCATGGAAGGCGTCGACGTCGAATTCGAGGTTGGACTCGATGACCAGGCCGGCCTCGTCCACGGCGTCGGTCCAGTTGTTGCCCTGCGTCTCCGCGGCCTCTTCGGGCGTGAAGTACTCGGTCAGCGCGATGTTGGCGCCGGAATTGTTGCGCTGGAAGCGGGCGAAGCGGTCCTGGCGGAGGTCCCAGACACCGCGGAAGTCACCGGAGATGCCCACGGCCCAGGTCAGCGGCATGGGCTGCAGGCCGGTGCGCTCCGTGAGCTCGTCCATCAGCGCCAGCGCGTCGAGGCCGGGCCGGTCCCACTTGTTGATCACGGTGATGATGGGCAGGTTGCGTGCCTTGCAGACCTCGAAGAGCTTCATGGTCTGCGTTTCCAGGCCCTTGGCGGCGTCCACGAGCATCACTGCGCAGTCGACGGCGGCCAGGACCCGGTAGGTGTCCTCGGAGAAGTCCGCGTGGCCGGGGGTGTCCAGCAGGTTGATGACGGTGTCCCGGTAGGAGAACTGCAGGGCGGCGGAGCTGATGGAGATGCCGCGGTCCTTCTCCATCTGCATCCAGTCCGAGACCGTTTCCTTGCGGTTGGCCTTGCCGCTGGAGGCGCCGGCGGTGCCGATCACCTTCGCGTGCAGGGCCAGGGCCTCGGTGAGGGTGGATTTGCCGGCGTCAGGGTGCGAAATGACAGCAAAGGTCCGACGCCGGGCCGCCTGTTTGTGAATCTCGTTGACCCGGGCGGGGCTAAGGACATCTTGGGACACGGTGCTACTTTCGCTGCGGTGGGGTTACCCCAAGGCGCTCGGCAGGCCTCAAGGGGAAGCATGGCTCTGTGACAGCCAAGTTCCAAGTTTATCGCAGTGCGGGCTGGCTCCGAAGGTGGCAGCTTGTCGCCCCCGAAACCAGCAGTTCAAGACTGCGAAACCCGTCCGGCTAGCTTGGGCGCATGAGAACACGGAACCCGTCCGTGCCACCCGCAAGTGAGCCGGTGGACGGCAGCCGCTGCGTCCAAGCGGCCGGGCGTGTATGGCGGTTTGCCGTCCCGTTGAAGGAACCCTCAGCGGAGCGCTTTTTTCGGGATTCATGAAAAACTCGGCCGTCTGCGTATAGGCTCCCATCAGCGTCGACCTCAAGGGAGCACAATGAAGCGCACTCGATTGTGGCAATACACGGTTCCCGTCCTACTTCTCGTCATGCTGTTGACATCTTGCGGAGACACGAAAACGGGCGGACCGGGAACTGCCGTACCCACGCCCAGCTCCACCAGCTCGGTTCCCTCCACTAGCTCAACCCCTGGCTCGACCAGCACCACCCCACCCCAGGAAACATGCGCGGCGTTTCTGCCGTCGACACCGTGCACCAAGTACACCAGCGTTTCCGGGACGACTAGCGGTATCGAACTCCCCTGGTTGTCCTCCGGAAGCGTTACAGCAAGGCTGACTTCCGTTAACGGAGAACTGCAGCTGAGCTTGACCACCCCATGCGGACCCCTGAGTGCCCAGGCAACAATTACGGGGAACACCCTTACCGCCAAGGACATCGCAACAGGTGCGTCGGGCTGCACGGCAGATACCGGCGAGCAGCAGCTGTGGGTGAAGAACTACCTCAAGCGGCCCATTGAGATGACCTTCAGCCAAGGCACTCTCAACTGGAGGAGCGGAACAGACACGCTCAGCTTCAAGAGTGAATAGACCAATCAGTTTCCGAAGTCGTCTGCAACGACCGGCGTTGCCTGGGGTCTCGTTTGCGGAACCTTGAACGGGACGAATGCTGGAATTGGTCGGATTAGGGGACGGTGTCGGCTTTCAACGCTAGCCCCAGTGAAGCGCACACTTTTTCGTCCCCGGGGATGACGGCGGCGCGGCCGTCACTCAGAACACAGACGGTCAGTGGGTTCGGGATCGGGTAGGAGGAGCTGCCGTCACGGAGGCTTGGATGCGTTCTTCCGTCAGGGGCATCGGGGTCGAGCCCGTGGTGAGCCCAGACAGCCCGGCAGGCGGCCAACGCATCCTCGATAGGAATCGGGTTGCGTTGCGTCAATGGCTCGCCGACCCGTGTTCCTTCCCCCAGTACAACTGTGGTGCCGGGGAACTGGTTGCCGTGGAGTTCGGCGCGTGCAAAGCAATCAATTGAGCTTTTGTCCGTGACAGGCAGCTGCATGACGACGGCACCTCCGGTTGCCACCAGGGCGACGGCGACACCGGCAAGCAGGATCCGCTTGCCTTTGGTGTTCTGGAAGTGCCGGTTTTCCGGGGTTCCGTCCTGCGCGACGTTGGCCAGGAGAGCCTCGATGGCTGCGCTGCGTTCCGCGCTGAAGCGCTGTGAACGCGGAATCTCATTCATGGTGTTTCCTCTTCAGGCTTGAGTGAGGGCGGCGCCGGCAGGAACCCGGCTGGTGGGTTCATCAGCTGTGACAGTTTCTGTTTGGCGCGTGAGAGCCGGGACTTCACGGTGCCCGACGGAATGCCCAGCAGCTCGCTCACCTCGGCGGTACTCATGTCCTCCAGAACGCAGAGCGCAATAATTTCCTGGTCCCGCCGGCCCAGCGAACGGTAGGCCTGGCGCAGGAGTAGAGACCGCCGGTCCTGATCGACGGTGTCAGCCACGGAATCGCTGTGATCCGGCACCATCTGGCACTGCGGAAGTTTCCGCAGGAGGCGTTCATAGCGCAGTGTGGACCTGAGCTTGTTCCTTGCCACGTTCGTGGCCGTTATCAGCAGCCAACCAAGCATCGAATCGTTGACCATCCGGATTCTGGATCTGCACCGCCAGGCCTCAAGGAACACCATGGCTGTGACGTCTTCAGCCTCAAAAGGAGTTTTCACCAGCCGGAGACTGTGGACGAAGACCCGGTCCCGGTGCCGTAGGAAGAGGGAAGCAAAAGCGGTACCGTCACCATCCATGACGCGCAGCCAAAGCTCACCATCCCTGGATCCCTTCCCTGCGTCCCCCATACCTATAAGTGTCCGGCAACCCCCTGTCGGTTCCATCACGAATCACAGAAGTCGACAAATCACGGCCACCACTGTCTGCGATCCCACTTGCGGAACCTTCTACGGAACATTCTCAGCTCCGAACATGCCTTAAGACGCTATGGAACCCTGGGCATTGGTTCTGGAGAAGCACTTCGCATTCGTTCAGGGGTCCACTCGCGCTGCTCTACCTCTTTGGGCGTAGTGACCTGAGAATTTGTTGAGCGATCTTCTGGGAGGGCGCGCGGTTGAAGGGGCATCGGCGCAGGAGTGGCGTTGCGCATCTGTTCTTCGGTGAGCGGGACTGATCTTGTGCCGCAGCTTGATGCAGTCGCAGAACCAGAGGAACTGGCAATTGATTCTTGTGCATTCGTTGGGAGCCGGGCTGTCTCCCGACATTCGCTTCCGTCGGCTACGTTTGCACCCTCGCTAGCTTCGGGGGAAGGCCCTGCGGATGGCAGTGGTGGCTCCTGTCGATCTTCTCCCTGCCCACTATCGCCAGCACGTCCGCAGCCGGTGATGGAGAAGATAAGGACGCATGCAGCAGTAAACCCGCGGATCCCTCTCGAACGTCCCATTCCGTGATTGTCCCCATACGCGGATCACAAAAACAGGGGTTCAGGCGGAACCTCTGGTTTCAATCTGATCACCATTCAGTTGCTCTTGATGAAAAGGCTGGAGCTGGTGCTCGTCCGCTCCCTGCATAACCCTCTAGGGGTTCAGGGGTACACCTCGTCGCCCTTGCGTGGTCGTCGTGCAACGGGAGTGCTGATCGATACTCTGGCAACATGACCATCCAGACACGCGGCGCCACGCGCTCTCCTGCTGTCGCGGCTTGCGTCATCCTTCTGGGCTTGCTCGTCCTGTGGATAGCGCAGCCGGTCCTGCCTGGTTGGGGATGCGCGGCCAGTTTTCCGGCGATGTGCCCTCCGCATTTGCTGCCGGTTCGTGCATCGCTGATCAGCGCAGGCATCCTCGGCGTACTGCTCGCAACTGTCATCGTCGGGCTACTGCTTCGGCGGTCCCGGGCAAACGCCTGGCTGGGCGGAATGTCCCGAAGTGTCGTCTTCGCCGTGCCTGTAATCCTGGTCCTGACAGTCGTCGCGCACTTCCTGATACCGCAGCCCTGATTCAAGCTTGCTTGGCGCGGGTTGCTGTCGCGGACGTCGAAAAGCCATGGCTGCAAGCCGGTCCCGCTGAGGAACCTCCACTGGGACACACTCCAGCTGCTCGTCCTGTGCGACGGCCTCCCTCATGTTGAGAGCGTACAACTGTTGACACAGTTTGCCCCGGTGTTCCATTTCCTTGGAGACGGTCTTCCCGCGCCCGGCCTGCGATGAGAGCTGCCAAGTTCTCTCGAACTGCTCTCACTCGTCCTTCTCAGCCTCCGCATGACTCTTAAGTGAGGGGGCCGGCCCGCCGCCCGTCTTCTCCGGCACGTCGCTTCGGGCTTGACCATCCTGAACGAAAGTAATCCAAATTTGGCTCCCCCACTCAAGGACCGACCCTGCGGAAGGATCTTGGGAGGTCACCCAGAACAGCCCCGGCCACGTACGCGAACGGAGCCCCGGCCCGTCAGGGTCCCCGGCTGCGAGACCAAACCCAATGTTCGCCGCCATCTCTTGTGCAATATGCACAGGCTGCCCAACAAGATCGGGAACAGTCAGCGTCTGACGTTCAACCAATCTGCATCTCCTTTGAGCCTGAACAGCTAGAACGGTGAAACCAAACCTTCTTCCCGCCAGAATACCGCCGGTGGCTCAGCCGGGCTCTCACCGGACCCCGTCTAACATGGGTCCCAAATGAGACTGCGATTTACCGCCAAACTGGGCTCAAATCAGATTGACATTCTCAAGGGTTTGTTCCGCTTGAGGAACGCTTTGTGGGACAGTCGCGATGCATCTGAACAGTCCATCGACCGGCGTGCGTCTCGGTGGCAGTGAAGGGTCACCCGTTAGGGTGATCCTTTAGCGACTGAAGAATCACTCAGACAGCATCGGAGCAGGTACATGGAAGCAAATCTGGCTCCTGCCAGCTCCGCATCTTCTGCGGATTGGCTGGCCCGCGGCTTTCCGGGGCCTCCCCTTCTCGTGAGCACATTTGTGCCAGAGGCTTTTGCGGCAGTCGTTCGTGTTCTAAATCCCCTTGTCGGCGCCGCCGGACGGAAACTCTCTTGGGCCGCCGTTGCGCAGGAATTGGGCATTCCCCTGAACGGTGCCGCCGTTGGGGACCGTCTATGCCAGGACTACGCGGCCAAAACCGGTGAGCAGGTCAATGTCGATTTCGGGACACTCGATTACGAGGTGGCATCTGCCATGGCAGAGGTTCTTAGCCGGCACACGACCACGCCCGACAAATGTTTCTTCGCCGCCTGGGCAGGTTACTCCGACATCAGGGACGAGCTCGCCGGTGCCCCCGTGGTAATCCTTCCTCCCGAGCGGGAGATGTACCTCCTGGAAGGACCCGTAGAGGCTGCAACAGAGGCGTTCGACGAACAACGCTCCAGGCGCAGTTTGCGGTGGTGGCCGGCTGACCAAACCTGGTGCGTCGGAAATGATCTTTACGCTGATTCTGTCTACGTCGCTGGTTCCAAAGAATGCGTCTCGGCTCTCGTGGATGATCCCCGTCTGGAAACCCTCGTAGCCGACCGCTCCGACGTTCATCCCGGAATCTACGCATAAGCACTTCGAGATTGAAACCAAGCGGAGCCCATATGGGGATCCCCCAACGCGAAACCGAAACCGCCATTCCCAAGCAACAGTCACACTGTTTTGTGGCTTCGGCCAGCGCCGACCGCTGTTCCTAAGGTGAACGATTGAGCAACCTGAGAAGCGCCAGCATCGTTGCGAGTCCCGGATCGTAAGGCCGTCCGAAGATGAAACAATCTGCGTATGGATGCCACGCTTGAAGATGTACCGCCTCGGCTTCGAGCAATGCTTCGAATGCTGCTGACGAAATGTATCGATGACGAACGCGTACGCTCAGTCTGGCTCGAAGGCTCGGTAGCAAGGGGATTGGCAGATGACTGGAGCGACATCGACCTTCACCTAGCAGTAATGGAACCGGAGAACTTCGCTGCCATCGAATGGCTCGATTCCGAGGTGCACCTGGTCCTCTCAGATGCTATCCCTGAACTGACGGGAGCGTTTATCTGCCTTACTTCCGACTGGATCCACATCGACTTGAATGTTCACTCTTCGGAAAACGAACTCCCGTCCGATGGAGCGCGCCACATTCTACTTGACCGCGACGGTCTAATTCAGGACAGACCAAACGCACAACGCCCTCCCGATCAGCCGTTCTTTCCCGCCCAGGATGTCCAGATTTTTTTGTACTTCCTCGGCAAGACGGTCGCGTCGGTTCATCGCTCCGATCTCATCGCACTTTCGCAGGCTACAGCGATGATGCGTGATCGTCTGCTGGTCAATCTGGGACGGTCAATAAGCGGCTTGGCCAGCATTTGAGCGATGAACAAATGCAATGCCTGCACTCCGAATCCCATTCTCAGCTAGGAGCAGGGAGTTCCTGCTTTTGGGCTCAGCGAGCTCAGCCTTCGAGACGCACAGCAGAGCATGGCAAACGTCTATCTGAGCAGGGCGCGCAAGCTCGCCGAGGAGTGCGAAGCGGCTTGGCCGTTGGAGCTCGAACAGGCTACCAAACAGCTCCTGCACCGTGAATTGCAGATGGCCTGGTAACGCCTGATCCTCGCGGCTGATCAGACTCGAGGGGATCTGTCCCGCTAAGGGTTCCCAAACGGAACGGAGGCGACGCATCAGACGAGCGACAACGTCACCAACCGCTGCGCGTCGGCATATGTCCTTTCGGGCATCGTCGGGCATTGCCATTTCGGCCCCAGGCCTAGGATGCGATTTTTCTGGACCGCGCCAGATCAGACGGCGTGCGAGCCGCCCGAGCCGGCCTTCGCCATACTGGATCTATGCAGGCGACGACGGTGTTGGTCGAGGGCGAGAGTGACCGGATGGCGGTCGAGACACTGGCCCTTCGCCTTGGCCATGATCTGACAGCCGAGCGAGTGACGGTCGCGCCGATGGGAGGCGCGACCAGTATCGTCCACTTCCTTGACCGTTACGGCCCGGACGGCGCAGGCCACCGGTTGCTCGGCTTGTGTGATGCAGGGGAGTCTCGTGGCATCGCTCGAGCGCTCGCCCGGGCAGGCGTCGGGTCCGGTTCGCTGGCCGATCTTGGGTTCCACGTCTGTCACGCCGACCTGGAGGACGAACTCATCCGCTGCCTTGGGGTCGATGGCGTGCTCGACGTCATCGCGGCTCAGGGCGAGCTCGCGTCGTTCCGGATCCTCCAACGCCAGCCGTCACAGCGAGAGCGGCCGATAACGGCGCAGTTGCGCCGGTTCTTCGGGGGACGCAGCGGCAACAAGGTCCGATACGCAGGCCTACTCATCGACGCATTGCCAGCTGGGCAGGCACCCCCGCCGCTCGACCGCCTCGTTTCATCATTCTGATGTGACCACCACCCAAACAGGCCACAAACGCCTCCCGGGCGGCCGCCGTCGAACGCGTTCCCGAGGCACTTCGCGGCAACCCCTAATGAGGCACTTTGGGGCTTGTCCGTGCGGTTATTGCCGCTTCTTACCTCTATCATGGAGCTTGCGGGAAACTGAGTACTTTTGATCCTGCCGGCGGAGTGTAAAACCGGCATACCTGCGGGCGGCAGTCTGCACCTTTGAAGGGAACACCTATGGCTCGGAGCCCCGAAGAATCGCTCAAGGCGACTCTGGGCAGAGTGGCTCCAGGCACGCCGTTGCGCGATGGGCTGGAACGCATCCTCCGGGGGCGGACCGGTGCGCTGATCGTACTGGGCTCGGACCGGACCATCGAGTCCATCTGTTCCGGCGGGTTCGACATCGGCATCGATTTCTCCCCCACAAGGCTCCGCGAACTGGCCAAGATGGACGGCGCCATCATCTGCGACAAGGACGCCGGGAACATTCTGCGCGCCGCGGTCCAGTTGGTCCCGGACTCAAGCATCGAAACCCAGGAATCCGGCACGCGGCACCGCACGGCGGAGCGTGTGGCCATCCAGACCGGCGTTCCCGTGATTTCCGTCAGCCAGTCCATGCAGATCATCGCCCTCTATGTGAACGGGCTCCGGCACGTGCTGGAGGGATCCGAGAAGGTCCTGGCCCGCGCCAACCAGGCCCTCGCCACGCTGGAACGGTACCGTTCGCGGCTGGACCAGGTGACCAGTTCCCTGTCCGCCCTGGAGATCGAGGCCATGGTGACCGTCCGTGACGTCGCGGTCACCCTGCAGCGCCAGGAAATGGTCCGCCGGATCTCCGAGGAAATCTCGCAGTATGTCCTGGAACTTGGCGAGGACGGGCGCCTGCTGTCCCTCCAGCTCGATGAGCTCACGGTGGGCCGCGGCCCCGGCAGCGACGTCATCATCCGCGACTACGCCGGACCGGACGCGTCCCCCGAGGACATCGAACGGGCCGTCAGTGCGCTGGTGAATCTCGGCCCCACAGAGCTGATCGACCTGGGCAAGATCTCCGGGATCGTCGGTTTCGCCGGCGGCGAGGCCAACCTCGACGCCGTGGTGCAGCCCCGCGGCTACCGCCTGCTGTCCGGCCTCAAGGCAGTCCCCAAGGCTGTTGCCGACCGCCTGGTGGACCACTTCGGCGGCCTGCAGTTCCTGATGGCGGCCACCATCGACGACCTCATGACCGTCGACGGCATCGGCGACCAGCGCGCCCGGACGGTCCGCGAAGGCCTGAGCCGCATGGCCGAAGCCAGCCTGCTGGACCGCTTCCTCTAATCCCCACCGGAGTGGGCCCAGGATAGGGCGGATCAGCTGAGCTGGAACACTGCCTTGGGGCTGGCCCTCGAGCCGAGCTTGGCCGTGAAAATGTAGTACGCCCCGCCTGCTCCGGGCTTGGCCTCGATGGGGCTGCAGCCTTCCAGCGTGCGGTTCCGGGCCCACGGGAAGTTCGCCGTTTCGCTGGCACCGGCGGCAATCGTCTTCACCAGGTCTTCGCTTTCGGCCTGGCAGTCCTTGGACGAGAAGATCCTGTCCGCGCCGCTGGTCACCAGAAACTCCATCTGGGACGTCCCGATGTTCACCTCGCAGGGCATGGTTCCGCCGTTGGTCACCTTCAGGGTGAGCAGCGGGTTCTCCTCGGGGCCGTAGGCGGCTTTGTCGGTCGACGCGGACACCGTCACCAGGTTTTGGTTGCAGGAAGGCGTGGGTGTGGGAGTGGGTTCGCTGCCTGCAGGTTCCGACGGTGAGGCACCGGAGGCGGGGGCCGTTTCAGTTGCACCGTCGGTGGAGGATGCCTGCTCGGTGCCGCTGAAGGCGCCTGCCACGGCAAAGCCACCGAACGTGAGCGCCACCGCCATCAGCAGGGCTGTTCCCACAAACAGCCGACGGCGGCGGTACACGGCTGCGCTCGGCTGCCGGGTAGCGCCGGACCCGCCCCGGGAACCGGATGCGGATGCCGTCTTGCGCGGTGATGAATTGCCTTGCCTGCCCATCCTTCTAGGCTAGAGAACCCGCCGGATTCTGCCGTCCCACCACGCCGGTCCCCCGGCCAACGCTAGGTCACAGTTTTTCCGCGGCATCTTCGCGCGGCCTCCCGCGAATCCACTACAGTGTTGGGATCGACGCTACAACCCTTTCCCCAGCCATGCCCGCGGACGGCGCCCCCGTTACGGCCCAGTTCGGCACGGATGACCTCCGCCCCGACCAGCTCGCGGCCCTGCACCGCAGGATCACCGGCTGGTTCGCCGAGACGGCGAGGGACTTGCCCTGGCGCGAACGCCACTGCTCACCGTGGGGAGTCCTGGTCAGCGAGGTCATGCTGCAGCAGACCCCAGTGGTGCGGGTGCTGCCTGTCTGGCGGGAATGGCTCGGGCACTGGCCCACCCCCGCCGCCCTCGCCGGCGAGCCTGCAGGGGAAGCCGTCCGCTCCTGGGGAAGGCTCGGCTACCCCCGCCGGGCACTCCGCCTGCACGCAGCCGCCGCTGCCATCGTCCGCGACCACGGCGGCAAGGTCCCCGACAATTACACGGAGCTGTTGGCCCTGCCCGGGGTGGGCAGCTACACGGCCGCGGCCGTTGCCGCCTTTGCCTTCGAACGCCGGGAGACTGTGGTGGACACGAACATCCGGCGTGTGCACGCGCGCCTGGTCTCCGGCGTCGCGCTCCCCTCACCATCGCTGAACGCTGCGGAGATGCGGCTCGCGGCGGAACTGCTGCCGGACGACGTCGGGACCTCCGTGCACTGGAATGCTGCGGTGATGGAACTGGGGGCGCTGGTCTGCACGGCGCGGGCGCCCAAGTGCGCGGACTGCCCGGTGCGGGACTCCTGTGCGTGGCTGGCAGCCGGTGCGCCGCCGCCGTCGTACGTTCCCAAAGGTCAGGCGTGGCACGGAACTGACCGGCAGGTCCGGGGTGCCGTGATGGCTGTGCTCCGGCTTGCGGACGCACCGGTGCCGGCGGAAATGTTCCAGCGGGAGCCTGCTGACCTGGGCTTCGCGGCGGACGGAATCGGCGTGCCCCTGTCCGCACTGCACCGCCTGAACTCCGCGCCGGAACAGCTCGAACGTGCCATTGCCGGCCTCCTTGGCGACGGGCTGGCCGAGCTGCACCAGGGCGGCTACCGGCTGCCTGCCTGAGCCGCCTTTAGGGTGGCCCGCGCCCGATGGCATACTTTCTGGTGACTCAAACCGGGGGAAATTCATGAGAAT from Pseudarthrobacter sp. SSS035 carries:
- a CDS encoding peptide chain release factor 3, which codes for MSQDVLSPARVNEIHKQAARRRTFAVISHPDAGKSTLTEALALHAKVIGTAGASSGKANRKETVSDWMQMEKDRGISISSAALQFSYRDTVINLLDTPGHADFSEDTYRVLAAVDCAVMLVDAAKGLETQTMKLFEVCKARNLPIITVINKWDRPGLDALALMDELTERTGLQPMPLTWAVGISGDFRGVWDLRQDRFARFQRNNSGANIALTEYFTPEEAAETQGNNWTDAVDEAGLVIESNLEFDVDAFHAGTATPILFSSAALNFGVKELLDALVDFAPHAAPRPDVEGSPRPVESSFSGFVFKVQAGMNKAHRDHVAFIRVCSGVFERGMVVTQTRTGKSFATKYAQQVFGREREVIDEAYPGDVVGLVNASTLRVGDSLFLEGAVEYPAIPLFAPEHFQVARSKDPSKFKQFRRGIEQLEHEGVIQVLRSDVRGDQAPVLAAVGPMQFEVVEDRMAHDFSAPMRLERLPYSIARISTADAMPALANVPGAEVLLRSDGEYLALFNDVWALRRIEKNHPDLTLVPIGTHNPAK
- a CDS encoding RNA polymerase sigma factor encodes the protein MGDAGKGSRDGELWLRVMDGDGTAFASLFLRHRDRVFVHSLRLVKTPFEAEDVTAMVFLEAWRCRSRIRMVNDSMLGWLLITATNVARNKLRSTLRYERLLRKLPQCQMVPDHSDSVADTVDQDRRSLLLRQAYRSLGRRDQEIIALCVLEDMSTAEVSELLGIPSGTVKSRLSRAKQKLSQLMNPPAGFLPAPPSLKPEEETP
- a CDS encoding PASTA domain-containing protein, encoding MVERQTLTVPDLVGQPVHIAQEMAANIGFGLAAGDPDGPGLRSRTWPGLFWVTSQDPSAGSVLEWGSQIWITFVQDGQARSDVPEKTGGGPAPSLKSHAEAEKDE
- a CDS encoding aminoglycoside 6-adenylyltransferase — translated: MDATLEDVPPRLRAMLRMLLTKCIDDERVRSVWLEGSVARGLADDWSDIDLHLAVMEPENFAAIEWLDSEVHLVLSDAIPELTGAFICLTSDWIHIDLNVHSSENELPSDGARHILLDRDGLIQDRPNAQRPPDQPFFPAQDVQIFLYFLGKTVASVHRSDLIALSQATAMMRDRLLVNLGRSISGLASI
- a CDS encoding TOPRIM nucleotidyl transferase/hydrolase domain-containing protein: MQATTVLVEGESDRMAVETLALRLGHDLTAERVTVAPMGGATSIVHFLDRYGPDGAGHRLLGLCDAGESRGIARALARAGVGSGSLADLGFHVCHADLEDELIRCLGVDGVLDVIAAQGELASFRILQRQPSQRERPITAQLRRFFGGRSGNKVRYAGLLIDALPAGQAPPPLDRLVSSF
- the disA gene encoding DNA integrity scanning diadenylate cyclase DisA; protein product: MARSPEESLKATLGRVAPGTPLRDGLERILRGRTGALIVLGSDRTIESICSGGFDIGIDFSPTRLRELAKMDGAIICDKDAGNILRAAVQLVPDSSIETQESGTRHRTAERVAIQTGVPVISVSQSMQIIALYVNGLRHVLEGSEKVLARANQALATLERYRSRLDQVTSSLSALEIEAMVTVRDVAVTLQRQEMVRRISEEISQYVLELGEDGRLLSLQLDELTVGRGPGSDVIIRDYAGPDASPEDIERAVSALVNLGPTELIDLGKISGIVGFAGGEANLDAVVQPRGYRLLSGLKAVPKAVADRLVDHFGGLQFLMAATIDDLMTVDGIGDQRARTVREGLSRMAEASLLDRFL
- a CDS encoding A/G-specific adenine glycosylase gives rise to the protein MPADGAPVTAQFGTDDLRPDQLAALHRRITGWFAETARDLPWRERHCSPWGVLVSEVMLQQTPVVRVLPVWREWLGHWPTPAALAGEPAGEAVRSWGRLGYPRRALRLHAAAAAIVRDHGGKVPDNYTELLALPGVGSYTAAAVAAFAFERRETVVDTNIRRVHARLVSGVALPSPSLNAAEMRLAAELLPDDVGTSVHWNAAVMELGALVCTARAPKCADCPVRDSCAWLAAGAPPPSYVPKGQAWHGTDRQVRGAVMAVLRLADAPVPAEMFQREPADLGFAADGIGVPLSALHRLNSAPEQLERAIAGLLGDGLAELHQGGYRLPA